In Prosthecobacter vanneervenii, the genomic stretch ATTATGAAAAAGATGGTGCGCCTGCTGCATGTAGCAGGCGACAGTGATCAATCATCCGCCTCCGCCGCGTCCTTGATGACGAAGCGGGCCTTCAGTTTGCACACCTGCTGGGCCAGACCGGCTGCCTCCACGCTGCGGAGGACTTCTTTGAAATCCTTGTAGGCGTTGGGGGCTTCGTCGATCGGGTATTGGCGGGAGTTGAAGAGGATGTCGTGGGTGTCGAAGTCGGCGTCCACGGCCTTCTGGTCGAGGGTGCGTGCAGCGGCCTTGCGGCCCATGCAGCGACCGGCGCCGTGGTTAACGCTGTAGCAGCTTTTCACGGCATCGGGCTTCGCCACCATCACCACGGAGCCATCTCGGGGATTTCCCGGCAGCAGGATCGGGTGGCCGGTCTCGGCAAATGGCGTGTCTTTGAGAGCGCGGTGGCCGCCGGGGAAGGCTCGGGTGGCCCCCTTGCGGTGCACCCAGGAGAGCTGGTTGTCCACGACCTCCTGACGTGCGATGTTGTGGCTGATGAAGTACACAAGCTGGCCTTTCGTCCCTGGCAGCACTTCCTGGAAGGCTTCAAGAACGAGCGCATTGATGAGCATGTGGTTCACGGTGGCGAAGTTGGCCCCGAGCGCCATGTCATCGAGATAGGCGTCCGCCTCAGGCGTACCGAGCGGCGCATAAACGAGCTGCTTGTCATCGGCCGGGAACGACATTCCCCAGGTGCGGAAGAAGCCTTCCAGCGCCTTGAACTGACGCTGTGCCAAGATGTTGCCGAAACCACGGGAACCGCAGTGGCTGAGGAAGGCGACACGATTGTCCTGCAGGCCGAAGACCTCGGCGGTACGGCGCATCACAGGATCATCGGCAAGGTGCACGATCTCGCACTCACCAAAGTGGTTTCCACCTCCGTAGGAGCCGAGCTGAGTCATCTTGTTCTCAAAGCCAGGGAAGCCGTTGAAGGCACGCATTTTGTGCAGCCGATCGTGCAGGGTGGAGATATTTCCATCGTGGCCGACGTGCGCGCTGTCCTCGCAGCGCAGCGCCCACTCCGGCGGGATGCCGAGTGCTTCGCATACGCTTTTGCTCGCACCTTCGGTGCACACCTGTACACCGAGGTCCGCAGAGACGCGGCGCGATTTCTTAGCCTCGCGCTGACCACGGCCCGCGCCCGTGGGTGTGCGGGCCACGATAGCCTCGATGAGTCGGCGGCGGATCGTTTTATCCACGATCTCCTCGGCAGGAATGTCCATCTGCAGCAGGGACATGGAGCACTTGATATCCACGCCCACCGGGCCTGGATAGATATGCGTTGGCGAAACCATCACGCAACCCACCGGGGCACCGTAGCCGGCATGTGCG encodes the following:
- a CDS encoding RtcB family protein — its product is MPDSPFHITNEAEAFLPARNNAGKPITVIGTDAIRSGFDQTCIDQALNSRSAPGVTDLVLNPDAHAGYGAPVGCVMVSPTHIYPGPVGVDIKCSMSLLQMDIPAEEIVDKTIRRRLIEAIVARTPTGAGRGQREAKKSRRVSADLGVQVCTEGASKSVCEALGIPPEWALRCEDSAHVGHDGNISTLHDRLHKMRAFNGFPGFENKMTQLGSYGGGNHFGECEIVHLADDPVMRRTAEVFGLQDNRVAFLSHCGSRGFGNILAQRQFKALEGFFRTWGMSFPADDKQLVYAPLGTPEADAYLDDMALGANFATVNHMLINALVLEAFQEVLPGTKGQLVYFISHNIARQEVVDNQLSWVHRKGATRAFPGGHRALKDTPFAETGHPILLPGNPRDGSVVMVAKPDAVKSCYSVNHGAGRCMGRKAAARTLDQKAVDADFDTHDILFNSRQYPIDEAPNAYKDFKEVLRSVEAAGLAQQVCKLKARFVIKDAAEADD